One bacterium genomic window, TCCAGGGTCCGGGTTCCGCGGTTCAAACGGATGTTGAGCGGGTCCCGGGTGGTCCCGGCTTGGTGGTGGACCACCGCCCGCTCCTCGCCCATCAGGGCGTTGAGCAGCGTCGATTTGCCGACGTTGGGCCGGCCTAAGATGGCCAGCTTGAGGTCGGTGCTGGTCTCTTCGCTCGGCGCCGTCTCCGGCAGCGCTTCGACCAAGGCGTCGAGCATGTCGCTGACGCCGCGGCTGGTCTCGGCCGAGACGCCGACGGTCTTGTCGAAGCCGAGGCGATAGAACTCGGCGACCTTGCTCTCCTGCTCGGCGGAGTCGATCTTATTGACCGCCAGGATGACCGGCTTCTTCTGCTTGCGCAGGAGCTTGGCCAAGGACTCCTCGGCCGGGGTCAGGCCGAAGCGGCCGTCGACCGCGAAGACCACGACGTCGGCCTCTTCCACCGCCAAGAGAGCCTGCTCGCGGACGTTCTTCTCCAGACTGTCGCCGCCGGCTTCGGGAACGAAGCCGCCGGTGTCGATGACCCGGAATTTCCGGCGACCCCAATCGCTGACGCCGTACTGGCGGTCGCGGGTGACGCCGGGAATGTCGTCGACGATGGCTTGGCGCCGCCCGATCAGGCGGTTGAAGAGCGTCGACTTGCCGACGTTGGGCCGGCCGACGATGGCGATCTTGGGTAGTTCCTGGCTCATAAA contains:
- the der gene encoding ribosome biogenesis GTPase Der encodes the protein MSQELPKIAIVGRPNVGKSTLFNRLIGRRQAIVDDIPGVTRDRQYGVSDWGRRKFRVIDTGGFVPEAGGDSLEKNVREQALLAVEEADVVVFAVDGRFGLTPAEESLAKLLRKQKKPVILAVNKIDSAEQESKVAEFYRLGFDKTVGVSAETSRGVSDMLDALVEALPETAPSEETSTDLKLAILGRPNVGKSTLLNALMGEERAVVHHQAGTTRDPLNIRLNRGTRTLEIIDTAGIRRKSQAEGKLEKVSVLKALKTAEKSHLVLVVIDAALGLTAQDAKVLTYAEERGRAVILVLNKWDLVPAGTKIKDYKEAIFSKYKRLSYVPAIAISAKLRRGMKNLFELIDRTIENFQRRVGTGELNRVFQKALRSHPVPTEGGQNVQIYYATQSGWSPPTFVLFSNRPKLVKESYLRYLERTFREHFDFEGAPIRWLLRKK